CATGCATGATTTCCTGCAACGCAAGATGTATAACTTGAAATTGCCCGGAGATGTTTTACAATTCTCTTCTCAATCCTTCTGATCAATCTTGAGTTCATGGAATTTGGTCATGTACTAATCCATTGATTTTGGTAGAGCAAGGTTCCTATTTCTGTTCCGGCCAATATGAATGGTTCAGTCAGTTACACATTCTGATTAGCATTTTCTGGGAAAGATACCGATTTGGTTAGCATGTTATGATCAGCCATATCTCGTTCCCAAGCTTCACTTTTTAAATTCTTATTAAGCAGCgttttatttcgagatatgcATCAACGGGGATCAAGGAAATGATGAGATATGCTGCTATTTATTTGTGATGGCTTGACAGATCTTGAAATTCTGAACTTTGCACGCAGCTCCCGCGCAAGATGGCGCCATGGAACGGCATCTCGCTCAAGAAGTGGGTGAAGGAGCGGAAGCAGAAGCGCAAGGAGGAGGCGCGCCTGCAGCGGGCGGAGGTCCACGCAGCCGTGTCCGTGGCCGGCGTCgcggccgcgctcgccgccatcgccgcggagagcgccgcgccgccgggcgCGGCTGGGATGAGGGAGACGGCGGTGGCGTCCGCGGCCGCGCTCGTGGCGGCGCAGTGCGCGAAGGTGGCCGAGGCCGCGGGCGCCACGCGCGACCAGGTCGCGGCGGCCGTCGACGCCGCCAGGGCCTCCACGGACGCCAGCAACGTCATCACGCtcaccgcggccgccgccacaTGTGTGTGCCACTCGCTGTTCCTCAATTCAGACCAACAACGACCCCAAAGAATTCCCGGAAGTAACTTTATTTGCCCGCCTGACATGTCACAGCCCTGCGGGGCGCTGCCACGCTGAGAGGACGGCGCAGCAgcagcgggggcggcgggcaCGGCCAGAACGAGAGAGGAGACCACGCGGGCTCGGCGCGGTCACAGGACGACCTCGACTTCGACTTCAACCACGCGAGGTCCCGCGCGGCGCTGGCCAAGGGCGACGAGTTGTTCGTCGCGATGCCGGACGGTGAGTGCCGCCGCCATTCCCATGCCAGGCTCCATGTCAACGCCAGTTGCAACCGGCACGCAAAACTGACGTCGCGTTCTCCTGGCACGGTGATGGGCTGCAGGGAAATGGAAGCTCCACACGGTGTCCGCGGTGACGAACAAGCGCGGTGAGATCGTGCTCCGGATCAAGAAGACGAACCTGGTCAGGGCCTTCTCCCACGCGAAAGAAAGTAAGACTTGAACAGCTAGCACCCGTCTCGCCTGTGTTTCTTGTTCAGTTGATCGGAGAAGCCGAACTGACCAGCCGCCCGACCGTGTACCCGCAGGCGTGATCCGCGACGTGCGGCCGTGCGCCCCGGAGAAGCCGAGCCCCGACGACGGCGCGACGTACCCGGTGGAGGTGTCGACTAGCAAGGGCAAGGTGGAGCTTCGCGCCGACGACTACGGCGTGTACAGGAGGTGGGTCGCCACGCTCAGCCACATGCTCGTGATGTCCACCGCCGTGGTCTCCGCCCGGCACGACCCGCCACGCCGGGAGTAACCCGaccggccgcccgccgccgccgcgcgcgcgggcaCGCGGGGGGCGATCCCCCCAAGCTTCGGCAGGCGCGAAGTCGCGAACGGCATCATCCTCCGAGTCGACTGCCGCACGTGTACCTTTGCCGTTGTATCAGTATACAGTATTCACTAGCACCTGTCAGTTTGTGCTCGCAGTTTCATTCTCCTGAACTgtacatctttttttttttcctttcttttgggAAAAACCTGAACTATGCATCGTAGTGGGGCTGTGGGGCACTACCCATTTGGTGAACGATTTACCAATGAAGGATCATGGACAAAAGAGACATGTCAGTGACGATGCCCTATGAATTGGTGACGCTCTTAATACCCCCGCGACCGAAAGGGCTTTAGCCCGGTTGGTGCATGGCCGGTCGTGGTTTCATCAGGTGGTCGGAAGTTCGACTCCCGTTTGGGCGGTTTTCTCACAGGTTCGTCTTTTTTCTTAATATAATACCGTGAGGGCGGTTTTCCCACAGGTCAAATTTTTCTTAATACCCCGCGAAATAAAGAGGGAAAGGAACATCTCCGAACTCTCCGGCACGACCTCTTGCCTCTTGGGCATCATGGAAGGCGGGCTGCCATTGCGTGTGGAGATCCGTCTGCTAAACGGGCCTGCTATTCATAGCCCATAGAAGCCCTCCACCGGCTTAAAGAGAGTGCGGCCCACGCAACGAGCACtcctttccttctccttttcttttgccTTCCTTTCTATCTAGGGCGGAGGCATCCTCGCACGCGGATATGCAATGGATATGCAGGCGCCGGTGGTAGGCCAAGCCATTACTGCCTGTTAATTACCATTTGCGAGCTGTTAATGCGCGAGTGGCACGGCCGGGCGGCCTCGCTCGCTGCGCTTGCACACATGGATGGACCGCCGCGACTGAGCAGCGGCATTACATGCCTGCGCGCGCGGACCGTGTAGCTAGCCATCCATGGTGGTGTGGACGGGACGGACCGGCCGCGGCGGGTCTCGAGGCTGACGACGACGGAGTAGTGGCGAGGGCGGGCGGCCCTGCGTTTTCTGCGAGCGTACACGTATGGTCACGCACGGCCATGAGTAGCAAATCAATTGTGGTGGCCACTGGCCAACTTGATAGCAGGTTAGCAGCAGTGTGGACGACTGTGGAGTACCGCGCGTACACCGTGGGTACGTTGTACATGGTAACACAGTAAAAAGGTTGTGACGCGCATCAAACTACTAATTAATTAAGAAAAAAATCTGGTTTATATCCTCGAACTATTATAAAAGTTCAGCCTTCAACTATAAAACTAGATAATATAGGCCATCCAACTATTGAAACCGTACAAATTTGATCATTTGAGTGGTTTCAAATGtggttttttttattttttctaaaaattaaaaatatactattttaaactaaaaaaattaTAAGCAATTCATTTTAAACTAAAAATACAATATAGGTATCAAAAAAAttctaaaaatgtaacataTCTATTGACACTCTATTTGTTAGTTATTCAGATATATTTTTTTATGGTCATAGTATTTGGTTGCTTATAattatgcctattatttttgaataaataatttttaaatagagcaataatagataggttacattgTAAGAAAAATTTgatactagtttcatatttttttgatttaaaatggattagttttattttttagatctacttataattttttattttttaaaaaaaataccaCATTTGAACCACACAGAGGGCTAAAAATTTGCACGGTTTCGATAGTTAGATGGTCTATATTATCTGATTttgtagttgaaggttgaaaattagATTTTTGCGCTAGTTCGAGAACGTAAACCGGATTTTTCCCATAAATTAACTGAGTCATCTTATAGCTAGGCAAGTGACGTAGCCTTGCAGAATTTGCTGACGTCGACCGGCATGTCGGCAAGTGACGTGTACAAGGTTCTCAACTGGAGTGGAGAAGCTAGCTAGGGTACACAGCGTGTACGTACTGGTTGATCGAAGAGGAGACTCGCCAAGTCGCCATGCATGCGATCCCAACTATAAATACTGCCTCGCAGCTTACGAGCTAAAGCACACAGCTCACAAAGTCACAACTCACAAGCACCGGCCTCTCGCTCTCAGCGACCATGGAGCTCGGGttccgcctcctcctcgtcctcgccATAGGAGTACTCCTCgcctgcggcggcggcatcgCGCCGGCGAGCGCTGCCGGCGGGCGCTGGGAGCTCCTGCAGGACAGTGTCGGCGTGTCGGCGATGCACATGCAGCTGCTGCACAACGACCGCGTGATCCTCTTCGACCGCACCAACTTCGGCCCGTCCAACCTCACCTTCCCCCCGGCCACCCCTGCCGCCGCAACCCCAAGGACCAGTGGTTCCGCGGCGAGGCCGACTGCACCGCGCACTCTGTCGAGTACGACGTCGCCTCCAACACCTTCCGCGCGCTCTCCATCTTCACCGACACCTGGTGCTCGTCGGGCTACGTCGCGCCCGACGGCACCCTCGTCCAGACCGGCGGGTCGGACGACGGCATCCGCAAGGTGCGCCTCATGCCCGCCTGCACCGGGGGTGCTGACGACACGGCCTGCGACTGGTCCGAGAAGCCGACAGACCCGGACGTGCTCGCCGCCGACCGCTGGTACGCCACCAACCAGAAGCTCCCCGACGGCAGCGCCATCATCGTGGGCGGCCGGGGCCAGCCCAACTACGAGTTCTACCCAAAGGCGGATCCTGCTTCTGGTACCACCTTGCCGCTGCAGTTTCTGTCCGGAGATAACAGCATGTACCTGTATCCTTTCGTGCACCTCAACGTGGACGGCAACCTTTTCATCTTCGAGAACAACCGTGCCATCCTGTTCGACTACAACAGCGGCAGCGTCGTCCGGACGTACCCCACGCTCGGCGACGGCGCGCCGAGGAACAACCCCACCGCGGGCTCCTCGGTGCTGCTCCCCCTCAAGCCCAACGCCACCGAGGCCGAGGTGCTCATctgcggcggggcgccggccaGCTCCATCAGCGCCGTGAATGACAACGGGCAGTTCCCGCCGGCGCTGAGGACGTGCGGGCGGATCAAGATCACCGACCCCGAGCCGGCGGCGGCATGGGTCCTCGAGGACATGCCGTCGCCGCGGGTGATGGGCGACATGATCCTGCTGCCCAACGGCGAGGTGCTCATCATCAACGGCGCCACGGACGGGATCGCCGGGTGGGACTCCGCCAACACTTTCAACCCCACACCCGTCGTCTACCGCCCGGACCGTCCCCTCGGGGACCGGTTCGAAGcgcaggcgccggcggcgggcacCCCGCGGCCGCGGATGTACCACGCCTCGGCGGTGCTCCTCCGCGACGGCCGCGTGCTGCTGGGCGGCAGCAACCCGCACGAGCGCTACGTCTTCGGCAACGCCAAGTTCCCCACCGAGCTCAGCCTCGAGGCCTTCTCGCCCGACTACCTCGACGCCTCCAACGACGACCGCCGCCCCAGCATCGTCAACCCATCACTCACAAGCGCGCCGGTGAGCGTCAAGTACGACGATCAGTTGGTGGTGGCGTTCAGGGTCCCCGTCCGCGACCCCGTGGTGTCGGTGACCATGGTGGCGCCGTCGTTCACGACGCACTCGTTCGCGCAGAACCAGAGGCTGCTGTTCCTCCAGGCCCAGCTGGTGACCAAGGCGCCGCAGCTCCCGGGGATCGGCGGCGCGATACTGCCTACCGACGTCCACGTGGCGTCCGTGACGATGCCGACCAAGGTCTTGGCGCCGCCGGGCTACTACTTGCTGTTCGTCGTGAATGGGCGCATTCCCAGCAAGGGGATCTGGGTCCACATACAGTGACGGCCCACGGCGGATATCTAAACCATCCCATCCTGAAATCGTTCAGGAGCTAGCAGTACGAAATTGGTTGTAATAAGTGTGTTTCCTTTCTTCTAAATTAAAGGCATCATGTAATCGGTTCAAATTTAATGACATGCTGGGTAACACCATCAAACTATTGCTCTGAACTTCCGCGTCATGTTGTCTCAGACTAGCTGCAATTCTTCTCTTCCTTCTAATAGGCTGTTTCTCTGCCCTGGCTTCATAATAAACCACCATGGGATTGGGCAATCAGCCTTTGTTTGCATGCTGTCAATTTGTTGCCGGTTTCTGAAAAAAAAAGTTTCAGTTCAGACAAAATCTCAGTTCATTTTGATTCCAATCCTGCCGCACTCGATCATAATCGTTGCAACACTTGCAGCCTTGTGCATCTGAAAAACTGGAGAAAGAGAGCGTGCAAGTACCATCTACCATATCCCCCGACTCGCACGCACATGGACTGGCCATTGCGAATTGCGATCCGCCGTAAACGTCTCCTGCGCCGCCGGCGTACACGCGTGGCATTGTCACCGACCTTGACCTGAAGCACGGCCAAGAGCCCCAGTAAGCTCGGCTGCGTTCCAACCGCACCACCTCCGCCCAGCCGCGGTGCGCTTGGCCTTCCGCGAGCAATACTGCTCCCGCTGCCCACCTACCGAGTTCCAGGGCTCTCGGCTCCTCATCTTGTGTTCCCTCGCCATCTCCCAGCTAACCAGTCGGCGGCAATGAACTGGGGATTTGAGCTTCTGGCAgggcggaaggcggcggcggactgaCGGCCGAGCAAGGGGTACTTTGAAAACAAATATTCAAAATGGGGGTGTTGCTTGCATATATTCGGATCGAGATTATTAATAGCGATCCAAACAAGGGGTATATGTAAAATATTAGGGATATATTTGCATATAGCCAGATCACGATTTAATCGCAATCCAACATAGGGGGTTATTTGTAAATTATTGAGGGTGCTTTTGCAATGTTCTTGCCGGCAACATAGGAACGaactcgcgccgccgccgccgacctccgCGGGCCCCTCCGGCCATGGCCAAACATGTATCTTGGCGAAGCGACGCCCAGGGATGGTGGTGGCTGTGCTATTAGTGGACCCGCAAGAACTGAATGCCCTCTCGTCGTCccgccgtcctcgccgccgccctccggcgAGCGCTCCGACCTTGCCAACTGAAGCTGGCATTTCTTCGATTATTCAAGAAGCTTGGTCACCTGCTTGCTCTCTCTCCCTCGAGTGTGCGGGTGTGACGGACACTGATCATGGCGACCAGGCAGCTTAATTCCCCGGTCGATCCGCGCCTTCATGGCATGGTGCAGTGCTAATTACTGCCTGTACCGTGCAGATGCTTCCTTAGTGGCAGCAGGAGGCGTTGGCGGTGAGGAGGCAAGGAGGTGGTCAGTGAGGCTAATAGCGCCATCGACCAAGGCAGGCATCATGATGGAAGCGTTCAGCGTGGATCCGTCTGAGAAAAAGATCGTGTTTTACAGTCTGAAGTTACAATGGGAATTGAGCTATTCTTTTGTTGTTTAATTCTTTGGATTTCTTGAGCGAAGTGTTGATATATGTATCAGCATCTACATTATAGACAGAGCTATTTGTATCACTGAGATTTGGTTCATGAAGTACATGCCTGGACAAGTGAACAATCTCTAGACTTCTCTTCTGCATTTGCTGAAACAAATGTTCAGGGTTTTATCTTCACACCTCAACAACGTCTAATTCGTAAGCCTTCTGTTAATATGGCTAGTGCACAGAGCACAGTTATGAGACCAGAGTAGCACAACAACAAGCGTGTTCCCTGAAAGGCTGAAACTCTGCAGCTCTGCAGTGTCTAATTGTTTCAGTTTGGACCAAGTCATTTGCATGTTTGTTTCCATCCATTCCAATAGCCATCAGTATGCAAGTATGCATTCCAATTGCAAACACTTGTACAAATGCACAATAAATTATTATGAGATCGTGCAATCAGCTTTCTGTTACCATCAAGCTCATCTTTATTATTAACCATACATCAAATTCATGGTAATCAATCGTTTGTTGGTGTGGAATATTTTGCATATTATCAGATTGAAAATGATCGCTCCGGAATACTAGTCCTTGCTGAGCCCTAACAATCCTAGGGTTtagttgatttttttttcttttttgcgtTGAAAAAATGTCGGCTCTCCTCCACGAGGATCGATGAATCTGTGTTTCTTTGATCAGAAAGCAATCGGTCATCGTTCCAGGAGCATGATAGTTATCATGGTGTTGCGCGGATCAATTTCGTGTGGCAACACAAACCATGTAAGTCAATCAGATGAGCGATGCATGTGGCATCTATTTATTCTTTAGATAGGAGTTCCTGCCATGATCCTCTATGCACGCTGGCAGGTTTCACCAAAAAAATCTAACCAATATAGCTGCAGTTAGTTTGCGGATGTGTTAATTACACCGTCACACAATCCAGTCTAATCCAGCCTACTTGTGATTTTCTTTTGTTTTGAAGACTCTCAAGTTCAGCTATCCAATCATGCATGGTGCCTCAGCATTGCTCGCATCGTGCTCTCTCAGTCACCTCTAATTTTGTGATATATAAACCACATGCTTCCCAACTGTTCTCACCCCTTCTTCCGCATATTGCAACCGATGCATCAAGAATGACCCATCTCTTAATTGAACTTGAATGATCTCACCGCTTATTACAATTACAAACCTAGGAGGGTAGGAGCATCTCTGAACATGGTTTGGTTCTCAATTCTCATGCATCCTTTGTTCTTAACCCCACACAATAATAAGTCAGGAGACCATGAGTTGGAAGAGCCGACCGAGAGTCATCAGAATATGAACGTGCAGCTGGCCTAGCTTGTTTCCGGATAACATTCCTCCCATCTACTTGTTAAGACTTAAGAACACTGGCTGAGTTCACTGGATTGACATATGCTAATCATGTGTCAGTTAAGCATGTGGAGACAGATGGGGCATAGTTCGTTAGGCTATGATAACTCAACGTACCATGCTGTCATTATTCTCTGTCTGCACTTAAGTCAACACCATCTGGCAGATATAATTATACCCGTGTGTTTGATATTGCACCGTGCTTCATGATTAAGTCAACGTAGTACTGTTCAAAAGTATTATCTCCTCGATGATGCATGGGAATACCTGGTCTATTAGACCTCTCTATGGGGAGGCGATAAATTTCATCTCATATATTGTCTACTTTATCATTAAAAACTGACGGGGAATTCCATCCAAAGCTAGCAGCATGCACTTCTGAGAACATCACAGCAGAGATTAGCATTTGTGAAATGCTACTCTGAGATGTGTGATTGCGTCGTGAAACATATCATGACCACATCTTTTAGGCCCTTTTTTCAGCTTGAAACCCATTGTGCGTGACACCACATTGCTGCCTATCACCTGCGCAGTGTTCAAATAATTTAACCAGTCCTCTGTGGGAGAAGCGCATTTTCTGaagaaacaagataaaacaaagAATATTTTACAAGATATAAAAAACTCCACCAAAAATGGCATATGGTTTTCATTTTTTTAGTTCAAACTTGGATCGAGTTGAGTAATAAAAGGACAAGAAAAATGTGGCAACACCGATCTTCAGATAACTGAAACCAGATAGATGAAATGGAGTGAAATAAGTTCAGCTTGATACGCACTGAAATAAGTCTACAAGACTACAATGATGATACTAATAATTTCTATGCATACAAGTAAACAACTATAACGTACCACACTTACTTTCATCACAAGGCATTTTTTAAAATTGGAACACGCACTGTACAAGGGAGGGGAGAAAGTTCATATCACAATGGAGTTGAGGTTGAAAGGAAAACAAAACAGACTAAAACACTGTATACTGTATTACATGAAGAGCCACCTCTTTCAATTGGTGTATAATCAGAAAAAGAAAATGTACTAAAACACTTACCTGAGGCTACTAGATGAACTACCAGATCAGAATATAATCAGTAACACATGGCCAAAATGAATGCCAGCATTCCTTGTCTCCTGGACGAACGCAGGCCTGCATGTTCCAGGGTTTTCAACCAGAAAAAAACAAGTGTAAAGAAAAATGGTTCGAGCTCGGAACGCAGCTATATATACAGCGCAGCTCCCGAGCTAAAACACACCAGCAGCACGGTCACTGCTCCACAAGCAGCCTCTATCCCTCTTGTAGCCAGTAGCCACCACAATGAAGCTTGGATTCCACCACCTCGCCCTTCTCCTACTCCTCGCCTATGGCGGCATCGCGCCGGCGCGCGCCGCCGGGAGCTGGAAGTTCCTTCAGAACGTCGGCGTGTCGGGGATGCACATGCAGCTCCTGCACAACGACCGCCTGGTCCTCTTCGACCGCACCAACGTCGGCCCGTCCAACCTCACCTTCCCCGCCGGCCACCCCTGCCGCATCAACCCCCAGGACCAGTGGTTCCGCAACAGGTCGGACTGCACCGCGCACTCCGTCGAGTACAGCGTCGCGTCGAACACCTTCCGCGGGCTCTCCATCTTCACCGACACCTGGTGCTCGTCGGGCTACGTCGCGCCCGACGGCACCCTCGTCCAGAACGGCGGGTGGAGGGACGGCACCCGCAAGATCCGCCTCATGCCCGCGTGCAGCGGGAGCGACGCGAGCTGCGACTGGACCGAGGTGCCGGCCCCCGTCGTGCTCGCCGCCGACCGGTGGTACGCCACCAACCAGAAGCTCCCCGACGGCCGCGCCATCATCGTAGGCGGGCTGGGGCAGCCCAGCTACGAGTTCTACCCGAAGACCGGCACCAACGCTGCCTTCTCGCTGCCGTTCCTGGGTCAAACGAACAGCCTGTACCCGTTCGTTCACCTCAACATAGACGGCAACCTTTTCATCTTCGCCAGCAACCGCGCCATTCTCTTCGACTACAAGACCGGCAAGATCGTCCGTAACTACACCACGCTCGGCAGCGGCGGTGACCTGAGGACCAACCCGAACGCCGGCTCGTCAGTGCTGCTCCCGCTGAAGCCCAACCCCACCGAGGCCGAGGTACTTATCTGCGGGGGCACGCCGGCCACCTCCAACGGCGCCGTGGCGGCGAGGCAGTTCCCCCCGGCGCTGAGGACGTGCGGGCGGCTCAAGATCACCGACCCGAACCCGTCGTGGGTCGTCGAGGAGATGCCGTCGCCGCGGGTGATGGGCGACATGATCCTGCTCCCCAACGGCGAGGTGGCCATCATCAACGGCGCCACGGACGGGATCGCCGGGTGGGAGTCCGCCAACACCTTCAACCCCACTCCCGTCATCTACCGGCCGGACCTCCCGTTCGTGACCCCGACCAACCGGTTCGAGGCGCAGGCGCCGGCGGGCACCCCGCGGCCGCGGATGTACCACGCCTCAGCGGTGCTCGACCGCGACGGCCGGGTGATCGTGGGCGGCAGTAACCCGCACCAGTTCTACGTCTTCGACAAGAAGTTCCCCACCGACCTCACCCTGGAGGCCTTCTCGCCGTACTATCTCGACGGCTCCAACGACGGGCTCCGCCCAAACATCTTCGTCCCGTCGCCCAAGGACGGGCCGGTCCACGTCGCGTACGGCGCGCAGCTGAAGCTGCAGTTCTTCGCTCGCGACGGCATTCCCGGGGCGGTTACCATGGTCGCGCCGTCGTTCACGACGCATTCGTTCGCGCAGAACCAGAGGCAGCTGTTCCTCCAGGTCCAGGTGAAGCCTGCGCAGGCGTTCCAGCTGAACGGCGGGGTAGCGACGCCGTTCCCCGGCTTCTACGAGGCCACCGTGGCTATGCCGGCGACGTCGGTCTTGGCGCCACCGGGCTACTACATGCTGTTCGTCGTGAACGGGCGCATTCCCAGCAAGGGGATCTGGGTCCACATTCAGTGACAGGGAGCGGATTCTAGAATGATTATTTCATTCCATTGGTTTATGAGCTACCTATCTTCACCGATTTGAACCATCCGATTCGGAGTTGTAAGAGATTAGTTGTATGTGTATTTTGTTTCTTCTTATGCACCATGTAATCATTTGAAATATAATGAATTTAATGAGATGCTTGGTAATGCTGTATTTTTATGTGGATTTTCCATGATAAAGAGTAAATCCCCAATTATTCAAGAACTCAAATTAAAAGAGTAAATCCCTATGCTGTAAATACACTTCATCATTTTCACATACTAGAATCACCTCTGGATATTCAGAACTCAAACTAAAGAGTAAATGCCCAGTTATTATAGCACGCAGGAAAGGAACCCAAATGCCACAGGGTTACAAGAGATGAAACAATTTCGCTCACAAAATCAGGTCAGTCCTGAACTGGAGACGCTGCGTCCTGTTTTTACTGCATGAAGCACATTTATGAAGTTCTACCCAAAGAACATTTGCTGCACATCTAGGTTCAAGGTAAATGGGAATTTTTAATAGTAAAACGTAAGCAAATTCATTTCATTTCCATGTTTCCTTTAGTTCTTTGGTGTTGCCCCCTAGCACCATCCATGGTGAACATTACTCAGATTCCAGTAGGAAACAGAGACACCAGCTATGAACTTTAGAAACCATTTATGTTCGGATAATAGCCAACAAAAAAGAGGTCTGGAAAAACATAACATTAGTAGCAAAAACGGATTAAATTATGAGTGCAATCCAAATAAACAGCATCACAAACTGTTTTACAGTAAGTGCTTAGGTGACACGAGACAATAACACAAATTTAAATAAGAAAACATCTGGAGTGATGAAAGCTGTAGGTCCACGGTGACTCTCAAATAAGATTTAGAGGGGCCCTGCAAAGGTCCCGTTTTCCCTCTGCTCGTTCCACTTCTCAACCTGATTCAGTAGAGAATAAGCTGATGACATTGTAGAAACCAGGCTAGAATGCATGGCTAGTTTCAATGCGTCAAGTGAACATGGTCCAGCTAAGCATTAATTG
The sequence above is drawn from the Panicum hallii strain FIL2 chromosome 7, PHallii_v3.1, whole genome shotgun sequence genome and encodes:
- the LOC112900276 gene encoding VAN3-binding protein, producing MEPDRGLIACEEPPPEPTDLLSSAWCSSAIQVLQTGPKECSMALVEHPVMSLGNDRKDLLSKSNRSLVVDNSSFSTAQWKYDDLKSWIWLQKAIHPELDYDLCLKKKWLPRKMAPWNGISLKKWVKERKQKRKEEARLQRAEVHAAVSVAGVAAALAAIAAESAAPPGAAGMRETAVASAAALVAAQCAKVAEAAGATRDQVAAAVDAARASTDASNVITLTAAAATSLRGAATLRGRRSSSGGGGHGQNERGDHAGSARSQDDLDFDFNHARSRAALAKGDELFVAMPDGKWKLHTVSAVTNKRGEIVLRIKKTNLVRAFSHAKESVIRDVRPCAPEKPSPDDGATYPVEVSTSKGKVELRADDYGVYRRWVATLSHMLVMSTAVVSARHDPPRRE
- the LOC112900449 gene encoding aldehyde oxidase GLOX-like; its protein translation is MKLGFHHLALLLLLAYGGIAPARAAGSWKFLQNVGVSGMHMQLLHNDRLVLFDRTNVGPSNLTFPAGHPCRINPQDQWFRNRSDCTAHSVEYSVASNTFRGLSIFTDTWCSSGYVAPDGTLVQNGGWRDGTRKIRLMPACSGSDASCDWTEVPAPVVLAADRWYATNQKLPDGRAIIVGGLGQPSYEFYPKTGTNAAFSLPFLGQTNSLYPFVHLNIDGNLFIFASNRAILFDYKTGKIVRNYTTLGSGGDLRTNPNAGSSVLLPLKPNPTEAEVLICGGTPATSNGAVAARQFPPALRTCGRLKITDPNPSWVVEEMPSPRVMGDMILLPNGEVAIINGATDGIAGWESANTFNPTPVIYRPDLPFVTPTNRFEAQAPAGTPRPRMYHASAVLDRDGRVIVGGSNPHQFYVFDKKFPTDLTLEAFSPYYLDGSNDGLRPNIFVPSPKDGPVHVAYGAQLKLQFFARDGIPGAVTMVAPSFTTHSFAQNQRQLFLQVQVKPAQAFQLNGGVATPFPGFYEATVAMPATSVLAPPGYYMLFVVNGRIPSKGIWVHIQ